CCGCAGCTCACCGTCGAGCGCACCCTCTATCTGACCGCCGCGGGCCTGGCCAACTCCCCGTTCTCCAGCAGCGCCACTCCCCCGTACGGCGTCGCGCACACCCCCTCGCGCGGCACGCGTATGCAGCGCTTCGAGTGCGAGGGCGGGATGCGGCTCGACGACGGGCGGTTCGGCGACGCGGTCGACTTCGAGCACGCCCGGTTCATCATGGAGTCCGACCAGGAGCTGTCGCTGCGCCGTATCCAGACGCCCGAGCTGCGGTTCCTCGGCGAGCGGCCGCAGCGCGGCCGGGTGATCCTCTCCGGCGCCCGGGTCGTCAATCTCGTCGACAAGTCGGCGAGCTGGCCGGGGCTCGGCGGGCTGTGGATGGCCGGCTTCGCCTACGAGACGCTGATCCCGCGCGGCCACTTCCCGCTCTCGCTGCGGCTTCAGTGGGTGGCCGCGGCGACCCCCGAGTACGCGCCCGAGCCGTACGAGATGCTCGCCACCTCGCTGCGCACCACCGGTGAGGACTCCGATGCCCGCGAGGTGCTGCTGGCCAAGCAGCGGCGGCGGCGCGAGACACTGCCGCTGGCGGCCAAGGCCTGGGGATTCCTTCAGGACTGGACGGTGGCCTACGGCTACCGCCCGGGGCGGGCCGCGGTGTGGATGGGCATCCTGTGGGCGATCGGGACGATCTACTTCTCGGTGTCCCCGCCGCCGCCGCTGAAGCCGGGCGAGGCGCCGCCCTGGAATGCGTATCTCTACTCCCTGGACCTGCTGCTGCCGGTGATCGACCTCAATCAGGGCGCCGCCTGGAAGCCGGGCGGCGGTGCGCAGTGGGCGGCCGCCATCCTGATCCTGGCGGGCTGGGTGCTCGCCACGACGGTCGCGGCCGGCGCGTCCCGGCTGCTGCGACGGCAATAGCGGGGGTACGGGTGGTGGCCCCGGCCGCCACAGGCTCTAGGCTTACGGGCTGTGACCTCCGTGCGCCTACCGCTCTTCCCGCTGAACTCGGTGTTGTTCCCGGGACTCGTGCTCCCGCTGAACGTCTTCGAAGCGCGGTACCGGGCGATGATGCGCGATCTGAGCGCGGTGCCCGAGGACGACCGGCGCTTCGCGGTGATCGCGATCCGGGACGGCCGGGAGGTCGCCGCCACCGCACAGGGCATGCCGGACGCCACCCTGCCGGCCGCGGAAGGTCCCGCGGCGGGCTTCGGTGACGATCCGATGCGGGCGTTCCACGCCGTGGGCTGCATCGCCGACGCGGCGACCATCCGGGAGAAGTCCTCCGACGACGACACCGGCTACGAGGTCCTCGCCACCGGCACCACCCGCTTCCGGCTGCTGTCCGTGGACGCCTCGGGCCCGTATCTGACCGGCGAGCTCGAGGAGCTGGAGGACGGCGAGGGAGAGGGCGCGGGCGCGCTCGCCTCGGGCGTCGTCCGGGCCTTCCGTACGTACCAGAAGCGGCTGGCCTGGGCGAACGAGCGGACCCTGTCGAGCGGGCAGGACCTGCCGGCCGACCCTTCGGTGCTCTCGTACCTCGTCGCCGCGGCGGCCGTGCTGGACGTCCCCGCCAAGCAGCGGCTGCTGGAGGCGCCGGACACCGCGTCCCGGCTCGGGCAGGAGCTGAAACTGCTTCGCCAGGAATCGGCGCTGCTCGGTAAGCTCCCGTCGCTGCCGGCCGTGGATCTGACCCGGCAGCCGACCAGCCCCAACTGAACCGCCCGGCCCCCACGACCGGCCCCACTGACGCGAGGCACGAAGACGGTGGCGAAGAAGTCCAAGAAGTCCGGCGGCACCCCGGCGACGGTCGCCCTCACCGCGGCCGGCGTCCCCTTCACCACACACTCCTACGAGCACGACCCGGCCGCACCGTCGTACGGCGAGGAGGCCGCCGAGGCCCTCGGTGTCGCGCCGGACCAGGTGTTCAAGACACTGCTGGCGGACGTCGACGGCACCCTGACGGTCGCCGTCGTCCCGGTGTCGGGGTCCTTGGACCTCAAGGCGCTGGCGGCCGCGGTGGGCGGCAAGCGGGCCACGATGGCCGACCCGGCCGCGGCCGAGCGCAGCACGGGCTACGTCCGGGGCGGGATCTCGCCGCTGGGGCAGCGCAAGCGGCTGCGCACGGTCGTGGACGCCTCGGCCGAGGGCCGGCCGACGGTCTGTGTCTCGGCGGGGCGGCGGGGGCTGGAGGTCGAGCTGTCGCCGGAGGACCTGGTGGCCCTCACGGGCGCGCACCTCGCGCCGATCGCCCGCGGCTGAACGCACCGCGGGACGGCCGGTGGACCGGCCGCCCCGGAGATACACGCCGGTCAGTCCGTGGCGGGCGGCTGCTGGGCGTGGGGGTCGCCGGGCCAGTGCGGTGGCTCCGGCTCCGGGTCACGCGGCCCGAACAGCCCGGTCAGCGCCAGCTGGGTGAGCATCGCGGCGATCGGCCAGGCCAGCAGCGCGCCCTTGGCCTGGAGCCGCAGCGGGCCGTTGAAGGTCACACCGG
This Streptomyces decoyicus DNA region includes the following protein-coding sequences:
- the ybaK gene encoding Cys-tRNA(Pro) deacylase — encoded protein: MAKKSKKSGGTPATVALTAAGVPFTTHSYEHDPAAPSYGEEAAEALGVAPDQVFKTLLADVDGTLTVAVVPVSGSLDLKALAAAVGGKRATMADPAAAERSTGYVRGGISPLGQRKRLRTVVDASAEGRPTVCVSAGRRGLEVELSPEDLVALTGAHLAPIARG
- a CDS encoding LON peptidase substrate-binding domain-containing protein, with amino-acid sequence MTSVRLPLFPLNSVLFPGLVLPLNVFEARYRAMMRDLSAVPEDDRRFAVIAIRDGREVAATAQGMPDATLPAAEGPAAGFGDDPMRAFHAVGCIADAATIREKSSDDDTGYEVLATGTTRFRLLSVDASGPYLTGELEELEDGEGEGAGALASGVVRAFRTYQKRLAWANERTLSSGQDLPADPSVLSYLVAAAAVLDVPAKQRLLEAPDTASRLGQELKLLRQESALLGKLPSLPAVDLTRQPTSPN